A stretch of Besnoitia besnoiti strain Bb-Ger1 chromosome Unknown contig00015, whole genome shotgun sequence DNA encodes these proteins:
- a CDS encoding uncharacterized protein (encoded by transcript BESB_027510) — protein MMTVFPARSEWCDRALPRGCSPSESEVYIHREVWTPLWQLLAAKSKRAKVLSLRLLVVFCIHVSLACFCGGFETPCRVPLFGGSLLAAAAASAREPGAKVVSDSGSPTLKEVAADVSAEGVAEEEERHSRRPLPSSFPAATANDSNFEESSKDGADGRRSFSDVVGALGDAGVPPLDESLKTLPEATPVGARVRATAAAGFATDKAQESGRSGAEASVAVKASLDFMGQAANLGDGTWSLPEPEGAHVVPSLAARPAFSDGVSTLFVVNQPSGKGGAGRQGESERSRSGRLAGIDAGALLQAATASLVKDILKCFRIPPSALSLRNDTSRRLFMAGDETANTLSLRGVQMAATRREPGVGADEARETSPRGVSVEGETGGRAKGSEAAGGGAYEPEVFQGIAEQVLGLATDFDGTVTDTQRPAPRQETPQGAGRDAEEGSTPEGTGTEHALVAAQKEEPPQEEYVDTCVTLFALAKKRASDPAVFDAAVDEAVKIYSAGVKKIMTRLLSTLPADSGSQGEKARATRSGDSSRWLGELGGLCACPATVEAEKEDATRYAHRHGAPVSPSASVSPSSSLASSVSSPSSSLSFSPLATGAQAAEEQRAARTPEGAAGDDAKVGAGEGPRGLKGVAAGLRHAVEELDAYEQEMANTPLTRFILQGIRRDTFESDLLEVANSISLIKPVALETIVRLRALGKPVTFISHSWSSRLLAVTLRHAVSETLSSCLAERRQRRRPEAAQAGEGEGEDEGEDTRELSATWAATALVEGIQFYANELVFDENGISTGVVEPRCVTLDAKRRFTRHTRKEALRLMRRRFDAAEGAQAPNATGLEGDASRGTRHEKRGDRDRYWLVFVGDTYADILALLEADIGIIMGSPNRKLEGVLFHGGVVLRPLAWLTENFRRQLQQHQATLSSSFPSATSSSRASRARGSFRFRLPSRETCCCCPAAVAEFPSQAEAAGGERRGRCRVLYVAQNWGEIYELLFGEWPTQA, from the exons ATGATGACTGTGTTCCCCGCCAGGTCCGAGTGGTGTgaccgcgcgctgccgcggggaTGCAGCCCGAGTGAATCtgaggtgtacatacaccggGAGGTGTGGACGCCGCTTTGGCAGTTGTTGGCAGCGAAGTCAAAACGTGCCAAGGTTTTGTCGCTCAGGTTACTCGTGGTCTTTTGCATCCACGTGTCTCTTGCCTGCTTTTGCGGGGGCTTTGAAACGCCGTGTCGCGTGCCTCTTTTTGGCGGGTCGTTactggctgcagcggctgccagcgcgcgagagcctgGCGCGAAAGTAGTCAGCGACTCAGGCAGCCCCACCCTGAAGGAGGTAGCCGCGGACGTTTCCGCGGAAGGCgtggcggaagaagaggagcgacACTCGCGTCGACCCCTGCCGTCTTCCTTCCCTGCCGCTACCGCTAATGACTCCAACTTCGAGGAGTCATCGAAAGATGGTGCGGACGGACGGCGATCCTTCTCGGATGTCGTGGGCGCGCTTGGAGACGCAGGAGTGCCGCCGCTGGATGAGAGTCTCAAAACGCTGCCAGAAGCAACGCCCGTAGGCGCACGCGTACGCGCcacggctgcggcgggtTTCGCGACAGACAAGGCCCAGGAGAgtgggcgcagcggcgcggaggcgagtgtCGCCGTAAAGGCGTCTCTCGACTTCATGGGACAGGCGGCAAACCTCGGGGATGGCACTTGGTCGCTGCCCGAGCCCGAAGGCGCTCATGTCGTTCCTTCGCTCGCAGCTCGCCCCGCGTTTTCAGACGGCGTGTCTACTCTGTTTGTGGTAAACCAGCCTTCTGGgaaaggcggcgccgggcgtcAGGGAGAGTCTGAGCGATCCCGCTCTGGCCGCTTGGCAGGGATAGACGCAGGGGCGCTTTTGCAAGCTGCCACCGCCAGCCTCGTCAAGGATATCCTGAAGTGCTTTCGCATTCCTCCGTcggctctctcgctgcggaaCGACACGAGCAGGCGCCTGTTCATggcaggcgacgagacggcgaataccctgtctctgcgcggtgTCCAGATGGCCGCGACACGGCGAGAGCCGGGTGTGGGGGCCGACGAGGCCAGGGAGACGAGCCCGAGAGGGGTGAGCGtagagggagagacaggtGGGAGGGCgaagggcagcgaggccgccggcggcggcgcctacGAGCCGGAGGTCTTTCAGGGGATTGCCGAACAGGTCCTTGGCCTCGCCACCGACTTCGACGGAACTGTgacagacacacagcgcCCGGCCCCGCGCCAGGAGACTCCACagggcgcaggccgcgacgccgaggaaggcTCGACGCCTGAAGGAACCGGCACCGAACACGCCCTCGTGGCAgcgcagaaggaggagcCGCCGCAAGAGGAGTACGTCGACACGTGCGTCACTCTCTTTGCTCTCGCAAAGAAGCGCGCAAGCGACCCTGCGGTCTTTGATGCAGCTGTGGACGAAGCCGTGAAAATCTACAGCGCCGGCGTCAAGAAGATCATGACTCGACTCCTTTCGACCCTGCCGGCAGACTCCGGATCCcaaggcgagaaggcgcgcgcgacgcggagtgGAGACAGTTCGCGTTGGCTGGGTGAACTCGGTGGGCTCTGCGCGTGCCCCGCGACAGtcgaagcagagaaagaggacgCGACGAGGTATGCACACCGGCACGGCGCTCCGGTCTCGCCGAGTGCGTCGGTCTcaccttcttcctccctcgcctcgagTGTTTCTTCGCCGAGCTCCTctctttccttctcgccaCTGGCGACCGGCGCACAGGCTGCAGAAGAGCAACGGGCGGCGCGAACGCCAGAGGGGGCGGCAGGAGATGACGCGAAAGTGGGCGCCGgggaaggcccgcgcggcctgaagggcgtcgccgcggggctgcgccaCGCTGTCGAGGAACTTGACGCGTACGAGCAGGAAATGGCCAACACGCCGCTTACGCGGTTCATCCTGCAGGGCATCCGCAGAG ACACTTTCGAATCTGACCTCCTCGAGGTGGCGAACTCGATTTCGCTCATCAAACCGGTGGCGCTCGAG ACGATTGTTCGCCTGCGTGCCCTGGGCAAACCGGTCACGTTCATTTCTCACTCCTGGAGttcgcgcctgctggcggTGACGCTGCGGCACGCTGTCTCGGAGACTCTCTCCTCATGCCTCGCcgaaaggagacagcggagacgcccagAGGCAGCCCaggcgggcgagggagagggcgaagacgagggcgaggacaCGCGAGAGTTGTCGGCGACGTGGGCGGCGACTGCGCTCGTGGAGGGGATTCAATTTTACGCAAACGAGCTCGTCTTCGATGAAAACGGAATCAGCACAG GCGTCGTTGAACCGCGCTGCGTGACGCTggacgcgaagcgcagaTTTACGCGGCACACCCGGAAGGAGGCTCTGAGGCTTATGAGGCGGCGTTTCGAcgcggcagaaggcgcgcaagCACCGAACGCCACGGGCCTCGAAGGAGACGCTTCGCGGGGAACAAGGCACGAAaagagaggcgacagagatCGCTACTGGCTTGTCTTTGTCGGCGACAC GTATGCGGACatcctcgcccttctcgaaGCGGACATCGGCATCATCATGGGCTCGCCGAACCGAAAGCTGGAAGGG GTTCTCTTCCACGGCGGGGTAGTTTTACGCCCGCTCGCGTGGCTGACTGAGAATTTCCGGCGGCAGCTTCAGCAGCACCAGGCgactctttcttcttcctttccGTCTGCCACGAGCtcctcgcgtgcgtcgcgagcgcgagggagcTTTCGCTTCCGTCTCCCCTCCCGAGagacctgctgctgctgccccgctgcagtcgcggagtttccctcgcaggcggaggccgcggggggggagcggcgcgggcgctgtcGGGTGCTGTATGTGGCGCAGAACTGGGGCGAGATCTACGAGTTGCTCTTTGGGGAGTGGCCTACACAGGCGTGA
- a CDS encoding uncharacterized protein (encoded by transcript BESB_027520), producing MSDLAPPAPAHRASLREFSNFDLPSHSPGEASSLEEDLRPLLAPALRRGQEGEEAACHGSQREDGRSPRTRQRPQRAPAGGGSEGTGPLETHSAAPAARATAGDSPRRDYGKGRETEAHGATGQEASGSRDTHPGDGATRQARGDGIEPGNGLECIRRPSAPPAASSVASSPAPPADETESPSRSPRSGLLRVLRSRSSLRRPASSAGLATPSSPSCAMSLSAWYWNGNAQCWTEQRRPLAGGGRPPRSSSPLFLQSDIDDDEAPGGSDPHSASPSSAASCRPASPRAPPSESQASARAASTSACDATCCSAIQNTYAGSRAHGDRELFLSSFERFICFCCSPSSLPHSPPSVSSAGPSSAPSAPGFSAGDSCAEDADLDVWAGGSARLDTRPPNCLELLVRLVQFLSLPDFAALTALSVAVRDALHSPAVHEACFELFVLRDSLPRVGLHALCAAHPSACCAACQPSAAAARARLPARRCSWRLAAAEAAPPLVYSPKGRLQQRLRARRAWRLRRPFVHEFFLPLPLLPRPCSPPRAARGKGDEATRAQAGVRAGYRDGATELVTASPACLAPQRVSPGLPSPSDPSDPSDPSDPSDPSDPSAPAPPAASSSGPSVSTSASSPGGRASPQSLSFAPTAVAFSCSTPQLPGVPVFASIDLNSRCALAKLAGALQLSAPPPRAPVCLIPSAPRSPSPLSSRASAWRTTAAEFLPGSTRLVVAQQTPSTFLSPSSHPSVSLFDLSAALSHLVACDEARSEGQCGREARDDGRAGCAPLSASHTVDLRAAGSALDVQRHCVCFACSVADIALGEASATCCQEEASAWEETGEEAAREAACDGEDWGEGTHTQTANPREPISFSLDRRRVWALMSCGAVLAVDLQRSEVVARLSPPAWTASPSSSPEGTSSHWRACRVRPLSASAGACGGTGEDVALVVTESGLYFCDSRTPTALPLYLFPRAPSLLRGGACAATSWADSDRPIAADAADLTAATLFSSQYLRLWDLRSNGAPLSELRPPSLSSFRVRPAVASSSASPGVALPRRYYFFSPREAATSACREVHSLSLAPHLLRAPVSPSPSHASSMQTRGDTPACPGGGVEGAETTARLGRRRAWSRRGPTGSRLAPVVSITQRKGGHNWEREGLLNFATRCLPAAAAARSSTAPKPLPVGRRSEGSRAAASKPKLTAAPARRRQSSEH from the exons ATGAGCGACCTTgcaccgcccgcgcctgcgcacagAGCGAGCCTCAGAGAATTCTCGAACTTCGATTTGCCTTCGCACTCACCAGGAGAGGCCTCAAGTCTCGAAGAAGACTTGAGGCCTCtcctggcgcccgcgctgcgccgcgggcaggagggagaagaggctgCCTGCCACGGGagccagagagaggacggGCGCTCACCGAGGACACGTCAACGACCccagcgagcgccggcgggcgggggAAGCGAGGGGACTGGCCCCCTCGAGACCCactccgctgcgccggcggcgcgggcgactgcAGGCGATTCCCCAAGAAGAGACTACGGGAAAGGAAGAGAGACCGAAGCGCATGGCGCCACCgggcaggaggcgagcggcagcagagacactCATCCCGGTGAcggagcgacgcggcaggcCAGGGGGGACGGCATCGAGCCGGGGAACGGACTCGAGTGCATCAGGaggccctctgcgcctcccgcggcctcctccgtgGCGTCTTCAccggcgcctcctgcagACGAAACCGAGTCGCCttcccgctcgccgcgcagcggcctcctaCGGGTCCTCCGGTCGCGCagcagtctccgccgccccgcctcgtctgctgggctcgcgacgccgtcttctccctcctgtgcgatgtctctctccgcctggTATTGGAACGGCAATGCGCAGTGCTGGACAGAGCAGCGGAGACCTCTCGCTGGTggagggcggccgccgcgctcatCCTCCCCCCTGTTTCTCCAGTCAGATATCGATGACGACGAAGCGCCAGGCGGCTCCGACCCCCactccgcttcgccgtcgtcggctgcgtcgtgtaggcctgcctcgccgcgcgcgccgccttcagagtcgcaggcgtccgcgcgcgccgcttccacCAGCGCCTGTGACGCGACCTGCTGTTCAGCGATTCAAAACACCTACGCCGGCTCGCGTGCGCATGGAGACAGGGAACTGTTTCTCTCGTCTTTCGAGCGTTTTATTTGTTTCTGCTGCTCACCGTCTTCGTTGCCTCATTCGCCGCCTTCGGTGTCATCTGCTGGgccgtcttctgcgccgtcggcgcccggCTTCTCCGCAGGTGATTCAtgcgccgaggacgccgaccTTGACGTCTGggctggcggcagcgcacgGCTCGACACACGCCCCCCAAACTGCCTGGAGCTGCTTGTCCGCCTCGTTCAGTTCCTCTCCCTGCCTGACTTCGCGGCGCTTACAGCTCTGTCAGTCGCGGTCAGGGACGCGCTGCACTCTCCCGCAGTCCACGAGGCCTGTTTCGAGCTCTTTGTCCTTCGCGACAGTCTGCCGCGCGtggggctgcatgcgctctgcgccgcgcacccttcggcctgctgcgctgcgtgtcagcccagcgccgctgctgcgcgtgctcgccttcccgcgcgtcgctgctcgtggcgcctcgcggcggctgaggccgcgcctcctctggtTTACTCGCCCAAAGgcaggctgcagcagcggctgcgggctAGGCGCGCAtggcgactccgccgcccctTCGTCCATGagttcttcctccctctcccgcttctgccgcgtccctgctctccgccgcgcgcggcgagaggaaagggcgacgaggccacGCGCGCTCAAGCCGGTGTGAGAGCCGGCTACCGCGACGGCGCAACCGAGTTGGTAACGGCTTCGCCGGCGTGCCTGGCGCCGCAACGGGTTTCCCCTGGGCTGCCGTCTCCCTCCGACCCCTCCGATCCCTCCGACCCCTCCGATCCCTCCGACCCCTCCGacccctccgcgcctgcgccgcctgctgcgtcttcctcgggTCCGTCCGTCTCGACCtcagcctcgtcgccggggggacgcgcgtctccgcagagCCTGTCTttcgcgccgaccgcggtgGCCTTCTCGTGCAGCactccgcagctgcctggCGTGCCAGTCTTCGCCTCGATCGACCTGAAcagccgctgcgctctcgcTAAATTagccggcgcgctgcagctgtccgcgccgccgccgcgggcgccagtCTGCCTGATTCCGTCGGCTCCacggtcgccgtcgccactTTCttcccgcgcgagcgcctggcggacgacggccgcggaaTTCCTGCCAGGGAGTACCCGCCTTGTCGTTGCGCAGCAGACCCCTTCGAcgtttctgtctccttcctcgcacCCCTCGGTGTCGCTCTTTgacctctccgcggctctgtcGCATTTGGTCGCCTGCGACGAAgcgcgaagcgaaggccAGTGTggcagggaggcgcgcgacgacggcagagCGGGGTGCGCCCCCCTCTCGGCGTCTCACACGGTTGACTTGCGGGCAGCGGGTAGCGCACTCGACGTGCAGCGCCACTGCGTGTGTTTCGCCTGCTCCGTCGCCGACATCGCCCTCGGGGAAGCAAGCGCCACGTGTTGCCAGGAAGAGGCCAGCGCGTGGGAAGAGaccggcgaggaggctgcgcgagaggccgcgtgcgacggcgaagactgGGGAGAAggaacacacacacagacagcGAACCCGCGCGAGCCCATCTCCTTCTCGCTGGACCGTCGTCGTGTGTGGGCACTCATGTCGTGCGGCGCAGTGCTGGCTGTCGATTTGCAGCGATCCGAGgttgtcgcgcgcctctcgcctccggcgtggactgcgtctccctcgtcgtcgccagaGGGCACGTCGTCGCATTGGCGAGCGTGCCGCGTGAGGCCTCTGTCCGCGTCcgctggcgcatgcggcgggaCAGGTGAAGACGTCGCGCTAGTGGTGACAGAAAGCGGCCTCTACTTCTGCGACTCCCGCACGCCGACAGCTCTTCCCCTCTACTTGTTTCCGCGAGCGCCCAGCCTcttgcgaggcggcgcatgcgcagcgacgTCGTGGGCCGACAGCGACAGGCCGAtcgccgccgacgctgcAG ATTTGACTGCTGCAACTCTGTTCTCTTCCCAGTACCTCCGCCTCTGGGATCTTCGTTCCAACGGCGCTCCGCTCAGCGAGCTTCGTCCGCCGTCCCTGTCGTCTTTCCGCGTTcgccccgccgtcgcgtcgtcttcggcgtcgccggggGTTGCGCTACCGCGCCGCTACTACTTCTTTTCGCCGCGTGAGGCCGCGACGAGTGCGTGCAGGGAGGTTCATTCGctttcgctggcgccgcacctgcttcgcgcgccggtctctccttcgccgtcgcatgCCTCCAgcatgcagacgcgaggagacacgcctGCCTGCCCGGGGGGAGGAGTTGAGGGGGCAGAAACTACCGCGAGGCTTGGA cgaagacgagcgtGGAGTCGCAGAGGACCGACCGGCAGCCGCCTTGCACCAGTGGTGAGCATCACGCAGCGAAAGGGCGGCCATAAttgggagagagagggcctGCTAAATTTTGCAACAAGGTGCTtacctgctgctgctgcagcgaggtCTTCCACGGCTCCTAAGCCGCTGCCAGTTGGCAGGCGCTCAGAGGGatcgagagccgcggcaagCAAGCCCAAgctgacggcggcgccagcgcggcgccgccagtctAGCGAACACTAA
- a CDS encoding uncharacterized protein (encoded by transcript BESB_027530): MATRRLATWQHAGLSFVLLLCFSRALSSGGAPTSSSALCATAEDSCPSPAAMISPRSSALRRATRREGLRLPSVSSPSGLFWIAQLGFVGAVAASAPRGGSLPRGSTGSAADGEAGGSGGRRAGGRLGPSLPVSAGRWKLSAAGVLPLLLLVAALLYLFSRRVLQEERQRRADVGWESLSQPRHGLLRGRRLASAGGRGEVDGGPQGARRLIIRSLCDSQTAQQISSCPPSPRPSSPSFPPSPPSVAPAQGPFSALSAVGECSRRERAAANPCSALTQGSAMELEANFDAIVRLSLLRSMMHQRRARLAAEELTRAKASGEGEQTSDALEALENEVMLEQLAILQRAHLPARRRVHDLERGAVTRQTLKAEAVKRPQGASRRAAVMEASREVEGQDFAVAAAEDRLAAARSRQARAEETAARGGGGASGLSRDLVAALENEILLRQRALRSSVVRREALRADLVSDAELEAEKSVMRKLRMHVRPVAQSVAALTLARLRAEPGVADWRPAEKAETAARGSGALASREEQRAQDLRLLEKKAERVLEDAAKERVRLRVAASRERAFRSQQQARGDGRGPEGEGQERKPDQILEDAQGRLQDFLQLSASRYAVLKLQWRELVGVKAAVLIKELLEQDAAGEAGSEDEGGGETEGKTAPSTTSPFRRRHTRGHSKAKRRVGRGLRQKNANGLRALVVATGKKGQKR, encoded by the exons atggcgacgcggcggctcgccacATGGCAGCATGCCGGACTCTCTttcgtcctccttctctgcttttctcgCGCGCTTTCCTCCGGAGGCGCTCCTACCTCCTCGAGTGCGCTGTGTGCCACTGCCGAAGATTCATGCCCGTCTCCTGCTGCCATGATCTCTCCTCGTTCGTCTGCACTCCGCCGCGCTactcgccgcgagggcctgcgcTTACCgtccgtctcctcgccttccggcCTCTTCTGGATCGCTCAGCTCGGCTTCGTGGGAGCagtcgcggcctccgcgccgcgcgggggctcgctgccgcggggctccacgggctccgcggcagatggcgaggcgggcgggagcggcgggcgcagggcTGGCGGTCGGCTCGGTCCTTCTCTGCCAGTGTCTGCAGGGCGCTGGAAGCtttccgcggcgggcgtgttgcctctcctcctcctggtCGCCGCGCTCCTGTACCTCTTTTCTAGGCGTGTGCTGCAGGAGGAaagacagcggcgcgcggacgtCGGGTGGGAGAGCCTTTCCCAGCCGAGGCATGGCCTGTTGCgagggcgtcgcctcgcatctgcgggcggccgcggcgaggtgGACGGCgggccgcagggcgcgcggcggcttaTCATCCGCAGCTTGTGTGACTCGCAGACTGCTCAACAGATCTCCTCGTGTcccccttcgccgcggccgtcctCCCCGTCTTTccccccgtcgccgccttcggtcgcgcctgcgcaaggCCCCTTCTCGGCGCTCTCGGCCGTCGGCGAGTGCAGtcggcgcgagagggcggcggcgaacccCTGCAGTGCGCTAACGCAAGGCAGCGCGATGGAGCTGGAGGCCAACTTCGACGCGATTgttcgcctctccctgctTCGCTCGATGATGCACCAG cgccgggcgcggctggcggcggaggagctcaCGCGGGCAaaggcgagcggagagggcgagcaAACATCCGACGCCCTGGAAGCTCTGGAGAACGAAGTGATGCTGGAGCAACTCGCGATTCTTCAGCGCGCGCATCTGccagcgcggagacgcgtcCACGACCTCGAGAGGGGTGCAGTCACTCGCCAGACCCTCAAGGCGGAAGCGGTGAAGCGGCCCCAAGGcgcgagcagacgcgcggcggtgATGGAGGCGAGCCGGGAAGTCGAGGGACAAGACTTTGCGgttgccgccgcggaggaccggctggcggccgcgcgaagccgccaggcgagggcagaggagaccgcggctcgcggcggtggcggcgcgtcgggccTCTCCCGCGACCTCGTCGCGGCACTGGAGAACGAAATCCttctgcgccagcgcgctctccgcagcagcgtcgttcggcgcgaggcgctgagaGCCGACCTCGTCAGTGACGCGGAGTtagaggcggagaagagcgtGATGCGGaagctgcgcatgcacgtgCGGCCTGTCGCGCAAAGTGTCGCAGCGTTGaccctcgcccgcctccgcgccgaaCCAGGCGTCGCAGACtggcggccggcggagaaggcggagacagccgcaAGAGGCAGCGGGGCGTTGGCAAGCCGCGAAGAACAGCGCGCACAAGATCTCAGGCTGCTGGAGAAGAAAGCCGAGCGCGTgctcgaagacgccgcaaAGGAGCGCGTGCGCTTGCGggtcgctgcctctcgcgagCGCGCGTTCCGCAGTCAGCAACAGGCGAGAGGGGACGGGCGCGGGCCGGAGGGAGAAGGGCAGGAGCGGAAACCCGATCAAATTCTAGAGGATGCGCAAGGGAGACTGCAGGATTTCTTGCAGCTCTCCGCGTCCAGATACGCTGTGCTGAAGCTGCAGTGGAGAGAACTTGTCGGGGTGAAGGCTGCGGTGCTGATAAAGGAGCTTTTGGAGCAGGatgccgcgggcgaggctggcagcgaagacgagggagggggagagacggAGGGGAAGACAGCGCCTTCGACGACGAGCCCTTTCAGACGTCGACACACGCGTGGTCACTCgaaagcgaagcggaggGTCGGACGAGGGCTGCGGCAGAAGAACGCAAACGGACTGCGAGCGTTAGTAGTGGCGACAGGGAAAAAAGGGCAAAAGCGGTAA
- a CDS encoding AT hook motif domain-containing protein (encoded by transcript BESB_027540): METGFNFFRRITRGSDPTRPGHSSPSPVARNKEEKRVLLQTLPAPLHAIDPPTQAAPRGPARGGGRPSEKQPHSDLEEPCRRNGIVKDEILEDASRAEPPPSRGKRGRPRKQVLSPFLAEKKDDKRRRLSGQKDAGELGEWKRSDPEARESEAEGGEAAALRPEPDGGACAAETDAQEGRPSGAEGQTEKEAAAGGAPPVPVVVKRGRGRPRKERKDEAASANVLIGPKRGRGRPRKQRQDDEPSKNVFIGPKRGRGRPRKIRPEGDEKQEEKVKRGRGRPRKYPRPENAVPANPPAPGEKRKRGRPRKTPFPSAAPATESPQQAPVAE; encoded by the coding sequence ATGGAAACTGGCTTCAATTTCTTCCGGCGCATCACTCGAGGATCGGATCCTACGCGACCAGGGCattcctcgccctctcccgtCGCACGCAacaaagaagaaaagcgcGTTCTTCTCCAgacgctgccggcgcctctgcacgcaATCGACCCTCCAACGcaggctgcgcctcgcggccctgcgcggggcggggggcgacctagcgagaagcagccgcaCAGCGACCTCGAAGAGCCCTGTCGCCGCAACGGAATTGTCAAAGACGAGATTTTGGAGGACGCGAGCAGAGCGgagcctcctccctcgcgagGAAAGCGAGGGAGGCCTCGCAAGCAAgtcctctctccctttctGGCTGAGAAAAAAGATGACAAAAGACGACGCCTCAGCGGGCAGAAAGACGCCGGCGAACTCGGCGAATGGAAGCGATCCGACcccgaggcgagagagagtgaagcagagggcggggaggcggcggcgctgcgaccCGAACCAGACGGCGGGGCGTGCGCAGCCGAGACAGACGCCCAGGAGGGACGGCCgtcaggcgcagagggacaaacggagaaagaagctgcggcgggtggcgcgccgcctgtaCCTGTTGTGGTgaagcgcgggcgaggcaggccgcggaaggagaggaaagatgaggcagcgagcgcgaatGTTCTCATCGGACCCAAACGTGGGCGGggcaggccgcggaagcagaggcaaGACGACGAGCCGAGCAAGAATGTTTTCATCGGACCcaagcgcgggcgaggcagaccTCGCAAAATAAGGCcggagggagacgagaaGCAGGAAGAAAAAGTCAAGCGGGGTCGCGGTAGACCGCGAAAGTATCCTCGGCCTGAAAACGCAGTCCCAGCGAACCCTCCGGCGCCAGGAGAGAAACGCAAGCGAGGCAGACCACGCAAGACGCCGTTTCCCAgtgccgcgccggcgaccgaAAGCCCGCAACAGGCGCCCGTGGCGGAGTGA